In Fluviispira sanaruensis, a genomic segment contains:
- a CDS encoding S8 family serine peptidase, producing the protein MSSKNIYLFLIFLFVGCGQDGKSQNNSLFDKQWHLKNTGQKLFINEVGKAGVDINLTFPSKYTGKGVNVLVTDSGVDFFHPDLEKNMKPNSFIDFTNSSIPRVLDKYKLKFGEEHHGTNVAGIIGSSVNADNQFRGIAPNVKIASANYLSNYKVKAGSSVINEKFFIYNFAVMNGIQIINESYGSASFANDYFYLGEYSIIYDLIKSAIRNAGFGFIIVRSAGNETCSKNYAEKILKAKGSSYLQVMEILETLTPNSLSNLSTDLAEILKAIRPILSQMDDANRNPNRIVVAALSANGNIANYSSIGANIWVTGLAGSESSVRSNDGIFHSPNFKRDYPEILTTRIAGMPSKNDYSLFDIGFLAENKKLNYTATFNGTSAAAPTVSGVIALMLEANPNLSFRDVKHILVKTSNRDKLTPNPKPYCIKILEKIGNYNANFSQLWNVGWVQNQAGNIFHNFYGFGLIDADRAIEMARNFHLPLGTQIDVNGKKSENMNVGAGMSSTSNLNIANDLSIEAVQLTPFIEADWPDGLGIVLESPSGTKSTLLYPGNSFIALENERKIKNYSYPVKDYSKVDITTGGDYLSNAFYEERSVGEWKLTLINSSQHSAKLTGWKIKIIGH; encoded by the coding sequence ATGTCTAGTAAAAATATTTATTTATTTTTAATTTTTCTATTTGTAGGATGTGGGCAAGATGGAAAGAGTCAAAATAATTCATTATTTGATAAACAGTGGCATTTAAAAAACACCGGACAAAAATTATTTATCAATGAAGTGGGGAAGGCAGGTGTGGATATTAATTTAACTTTTCCAAGTAAATATACTGGAAAAGGGGTGAATGTTCTCGTTACGGATTCAGGAGTGGACTTTTTTCATCCTGACCTTGAAAAAAATATGAAACCAAACTCTTTTATTGATTTTACCAATTCATCGATTCCAAGAGTATTAGATAAATATAAATTAAAATTTGGAGAAGAGCATCATGGAACAAACGTTGCTGGTATAATTGGCAGTTCAGTCAATGCAGACAATCAATTTAGAGGTATAGCCCCTAATGTTAAAATAGCTTCTGCAAATTATCTTTCTAATTATAAAGTGAAAGCAGGATCCTCTGTTATAAATGAAAAATTTTTCATTTATAATTTTGCTGTTATGAATGGTATTCAAATTATTAATGAGAGCTATGGATCGGCAAGTTTCGCAAATGACTACTTTTATTTAGGAGAATATTCTATTATATATGATCTCATAAAATCTGCTATAAGAAATGCTGGATTCGGATTTATAATTGTTAGATCTGCTGGTAATGAAACTTGCAGTAAAAATTATGCAGAAAAAATTTTAAAAGCAAAAGGATCTTCCTATCTGCAAGTTATGGAAATTTTAGAAACATTGACTCCGAATTCATTATCAAATCTTAGCACAGATTTGGCCGAAATTTTAAAAGCAATTCGTCCTATTTTGTCGCAAATGGACGATGCAAATAGAAATCCTAATAGAATTGTAGTGGCTGCTTTGAGCGCCAATGGAAATATTGCTAATTATTCAAGTATAGGAGCAAATATTTGGGTTACAGGATTAGCGGGCAGCGAAAGTAGTGTGCGTTCAAACGATGGAATTTTTCATTCCCCTAATTTTAAAAGAGATTATCCTGAAATTCTCACAACAAGAATTGCGGGAATGCCTAGTAAAAATGATTATTCATTATTTGATATTGGTTTTTTAGCAGAAAATAAAAAACTGAATTACACAGCAACTTTTAATGGGACTTCAGCAGCTGCCCCAACAGTCAGTGGTGTGATTGCACTTATGTTAGAGGCAAATCCAAATTTGAGTTTTCGTGATGTAAAACATATTTTAGTCAAAACATCTAATCGAGATAAATTGACACCAAACCCTAAACCTTATTGTATTAAAATCTTAGAAAAAATTGGTAATTACAATGCTAATTTTTCGCAGCTGTGGAATGTGGGTTGGGTACAAAATCAAGCAGGAAATATTTTCCATAATTTTTATGGATTTGGTTTGATTGATGCGGATAGAGCAATTGAAATGGCAAGAAATTTTCATTTACCTTTGGGAACTCAGATTGATGTTAATGGAAAAAAATCTGAAAATATGAATGTTGGAGCAGGTATGTCTTCAACCTCTAATTTAAATATTGCAAATGATTTAAGTATTGAAGCTGTGCAATTGACACCTTTTATTGAAGCAGATTGGCCAGATGGTTTAGGAATTGTTTTAGAGTCACCAAGCGGCACTAAAAGTACATTATTATATCCAGGTAATTCATTTATAGCACTTGAAAATGAACGTAAAATAAAAAATTATTCATATCCAGTAAAAGATTATTCAAAAGTTGATATCACTACGGGAGGTGATTATCTTTCTAATGCATTTTATGAAGAAAGATCGGTGGGAGAATGGAAATTAACTCTTATAAATAGCAGTCAACATTCTGCTAAATTAACAGGATGGAAAATAAAAATAATTGGACATTAA
- a CDS encoding M12 family metallopeptidase, with product MFYKFIKQAFFLTLFFVYNSFLYATYSNESLNLDFTDSLSISESQRVNRSAPTYENFFWKNGKVHYKFENNKFSDEEITSVRSAMQTLESYANVSFLEITNTAYFNNLVTIRKGDICSSTIGRNPFLARGVKRSVTLSNDGSCFHNKILLHELMHTLGFHHEHSRFDRDNYIEIIEKNIKLNVLHNFKKVGDMTVRFGDYDYDSIMHYSQNANSKDEYTARFDQTIKPLKNGVKIGKNNHLSAGDIDGLIKAYGPPLNKNPKYIEFKNSAVFSAQINLKYYYNQSNSNQWSQYSWWGMRGDKKTYTLPSNVDFVEVTVSFRSIFDWYDLEYITYLKDDLPICLETWGTLFSPQLSRC from the coding sequence ATGTTTTATAAATTTATTAAGCAAGCTTTTTTTCTTACTCTTTTTTTTGTATATAATTCTTTTTTGTATGCAACTTATTCGAATGAATCCTTGAATCTTGATTTTACTGACTCGCTATCTATTTCAGAAAGTCAGCGAGTAAATAGAAGTGCCCCTACTTATGAGAATTTTTTCTGGAAAAATGGGAAAGTACATTATAAATTTGAGAATAATAAATTTTCTGATGAGGAAATAACAAGTGTGAGAAGTGCTATGCAAACTTTAGAATCATATGCAAATGTTTCTTTTCTTGAAATCACAAATACGGCCTATTTTAATAATCTTGTTACAATTCGAAAAGGTGATATTTGCAGCAGCACTATAGGGAGAAATCCTTTTTTAGCAAGAGGTGTAAAGCGATCTGTTACGTTATCAAATGATGGTTCTTGTTTTCACAATAAAATTCTTTTGCATGAGCTGATGCATACGCTTGGATTTCATCATGAACATTCTCGTTTTGATCGAGATAATTATATTGAAATAATTGAAAAAAATATCAAACTGAATGTTTTACACAATTTTAAAAAAGTTGGCGACATGACTGTTCGATTTGGTGATTATGACTATGACTCTATTATGCACTATAGTCAAAATGCTAATAGCAAAGATGAATATACCGCTCGCTTTGATCAAACAATAAAACCTCTTAAAAATGGGGTAAAAATAGGCAAAAATAATCACTTAAGTGCAGGAGATATAGACGGGCTTATCAAAGCTTATGGGCCTCCCTTAAATAAAAATCCAAAGTATATTGAATTTAAAAATAGTGCAGTTTTCAGCGCGCAAATCAATCTAAAATATTATTATAATCAGAGCAATTCAAATCAATGGAGTCAATATTCTTGGTGGGGAATGAGAGGTGATAAAAAAACTTACACTTTACCAAGCAACGTTGATTTTGTGGAAGTGACAGTTTCATTCCGCAGTATCTTTGATTGGTATGACCTCGAATATATAACTTATTTAAAAGACGACTTGCCAATTTGTTTGGAAACTTGGGGGACTTTGTTCTCCCCTCAGTTGAGTCGCTGCTAA
- a CDS encoding lytic transglycosylase domain-containing protein translates to MLSSNGALKVNDKNLMRKDKLSQTPYLSFAGFKRVRPFFLPLFLMPLIVGCQSGTYENSITLKLNHEKTRIVNSSPQQTDNISNEKDASDSEQRNSVKNNPPGLRKQNDPVKSPAVANQKAKITANLPNIKASNEDDSLLIETSALNSEEIDDQENLILNSTDEALSTDIPMGGQNPNDTNSANANEDSALLCQDSVYYASWQDQFDRIWLEENGKNYKTNASRIKALTQARTNRFIQIAYPTIDRLEFDFPIVINAQVLQWINYFRGPGRKSFVVWLKRSRSVIPEMESTLELHGLPKDLVYLSMIESGYSPKALSSAGAVGLWQFMPATGREYGLKINDYVDERRNIKKSTKAAARYLTKLYNMFGGWHLATASYNVGPGRVQKTLRNYGEDSSFFELTSMGVVNRETADYVPKLIAAMIISKNPDKFGFDITSAPIPAQTKSIELARSISLSDLARSLNVDKNVLESLNPELRLGITPPPHATSGGKFELEVPASKYDMALASIDMLPNAPTQYMLAAKIRRRESVASFAARYRIKTAVVLSANSHLKANSNLHKGQVVYIPVALGTGQYARLASNKYSSGIQSQSRKHKKQLLSKNKGGKKSLTNSNVKKKKIVLKGKKNGHPIALKKKHSNTKKVATSGQKRKQQNSVR, encoded by the coding sequence TTGCTGTCATCAAACGGAGCATTGAAGGTGAACGATAAGAATTTAATGAGAAAAGACAAATTGAGCCAAACTCCTTACTTAAGTTTCGCAGGCTTTAAGCGAGTGCGTCCGTTTTTTCTTCCGCTGTTTCTTATGCCTCTCATTGTTGGTTGCCAAAGTGGTACCTATGAAAACTCAATAACATTGAAATTAAATCACGAAAAAACACGGATTGTGAACTCATCTCCGCAACAAACCGATAATATATCTAATGAAAAAGATGCAAGTGATTCTGAGCAAAGAAATTCCGTAAAAAATAACCCGCCAGGTCTAAGAAAACAAAATGACCCGGTAAAATCACCTGCAGTTGCTAATCAAAAAGCAAAAATTACGGCAAATCTTCCAAATATTAAGGCAAGTAATGAAGATGATAGCCTATTGATAGAAACTTCAGCACTGAATTCCGAAGAAATTGACGATCAAGAAAATCTTATTCTCAATTCCACCGACGAAGCTTTGTCCACCGATATCCCAATGGGCGGTCAAAATCCAAATGATACAAACTCCGCAAATGCCAATGAAGACAGTGCACTGTTGTGCCAGGACAGTGTTTACTATGCTTCCTGGCAAGATCAATTCGATAGAATTTGGCTCGAAGAAAATGGCAAAAACTACAAAACCAATGCCAGTCGCATTAAAGCTTTGACTCAAGCACGGACGAATCGTTTTATCCAAATTGCTTATCCAACCATTGACCGGCTTGAGTTCGACTTTCCGATCGTGATCAATGCTCAAGTCCTGCAGTGGATAAACTATTTTCGCGGTCCAGGACGCAAAAGTTTTGTCGTCTGGCTGAAACGCAGTCGATCCGTGATTCCTGAGATGGAAAGCACGCTGGAATTGCATGGTTTACCTAAGGATCTCGTCTATCTTTCTATGATTGAATCTGGTTACAGCCCAAAGGCTTTGAGTTCAGCAGGAGCGGTGGGGCTCTGGCAATTTATGCCTGCAACGGGGCGTGAGTATGGACTTAAAATCAATGATTACGTCGATGAACGGCGCAATATTAAAAAATCAACCAAAGCAGCTGCGAGATATTTAACTAAACTTTATAACATGTTTGGCGGCTGGCATTTGGCAACAGCAAGCTACAATGTTGGTCCCGGACGTGTGCAGAAGACATTAAGAAATTATGGGGAAGACTCGTCTTTCTTTGAACTCACCTCGATGGGGGTTGTCAATCGAGAAACAGCGGATTACGTGCCAAAATTAATAGCTGCGATGATTATTTCTAAGAACCCAGATAAATTTGGTTTTGATATCACCTCAGCTCCCATCCCTGCGCAGACGAAATCAATTGAGCTGGCACGTTCTATTTCGCTGAGTGATTTAGCTCGTTCTTTAAATGTAGATAAGAATGTCCTCGAATCACTTAACCCAGAATTGCGCTTAGGCATAACACCGCCTCCGCATGCCACTTCGGGTGGTAAATTCGAACTCGAAGTGCCCGCTAGCAAATACGATATGGCATTGGCTTCCATCGATATGTTGCCCAATGCTCCAACCCAATACATGCTGGCAGCCAAAATCAGACGACGGGAATCGGTGGCTTCATTTGCGGCGCGTTACAGAATAAAAACAGCTGTGGTGCTGAGTGCCAATTCTCATCTAAAAGCCAATTCCAATCTACACAAAGGGCAAGTGGTCTATATTCCTGTTGCTTTAGGAACAGGGCAGTATGCGCGCCTTGCTTCAAACAAATATTCCAGTGGCATTCAGAGTCAAAGCCGCAAACACAAAAAGCAATTGCTCAGTAAAAATAAAGGTGGCAAAAAATCGCTTACCAATTCTAACGTAAAAAAGAAGAAGATTGTACTAAAAGGCAAGAAAAATGGCCACCCAATTGCGCTGAAAAAGAAACATAGCAATACTAAAAAAGTAGCTACTTCAGGACAAAAAAGAAAACAACAGAACAGCGTCCGTTGA
- a CDS encoding mechanosensitive ion channel domain-containing protein has product MYEFFQDKYYVQNIFTSVVVFITLLAIRFLVVRQITQLKISPAESKINITVRVKNAFIVIIFFSLITIWSNELKTIALSFVAIAAALAIATKEFILCFVGGFYKWVAKPFSVGDRIEIATFRGDVVDYKFLTTTLLEIGPTGQLSQYTGRTLVIPNSLYLTFSVSRESHNEKYVFHSFTVPIANTQDWRQCESLLLFAAKEITTPFLTEAKKFFNSKNNAFVLGPASIDPRISLVLPSPERIDLVVRIPCPCMQTNRTQQAILRRYLELAAQEVKINSDLRTGASIFDN; this is encoded by the coding sequence ATGTACGAGTTTTTCCAGGATAAATATTATGTACAGAATATTTTTACTTCAGTCGTTGTTTTTATCACATTACTCGCAATTCGCTTTTTGGTTGTGAGACAAATCACTCAGCTCAAAATAAGTCCTGCGGAAAGCAAGATAAACATAACTGTTCGTGTTAAAAATGCATTCATAGTAATCATTTTTTTCTCTCTCATCACAATTTGGTCGAATGAACTTAAAACGATAGCTCTCTCTTTTGTCGCCATTGCAGCCGCTTTAGCCATAGCGACAAAAGAGTTTATTCTTTGTTTTGTGGGAGGGTTTTATAAGTGGGTTGCGAAACCATTTTCTGTGGGAGACAGAATAGAAATAGCGACTTTCCGTGGCGATGTTGTTGATTATAAATTTTTAACCACAACTCTCCTCGAGATTGGCCCCACGGGACAGCTTTCCCAATACACTGGACGCACACTTGTTATCCCAAACAGCCTCTATTTGACTTTTTCTGTTTCACGAGAAAGCCATAATGAAAAGTATGTCTTTCATTCCTTTACCGTCCCCATAGCGAACACACAGGATTGGCGACAATGTGAATCTCTCCTGCTCTTTGCTGCAAAAGAAATAACCACTCCGTTCCTAACAGAAGCAAAAAAGTTTTTTAACAGTAAAAACAATGCTTTTGTTCTAGGACCAGCGAGTATCGATCCAAGAATATCCCTCGTTCTCCCATCTCCTGAGAGAATCGATCTCGTCGTGCGCATTCCATGCCCATGCATGCAAACAAATAGAACCCAGCAAGCGATTTTACGTCGCTATTTGGAACTTGCTGCGCAAGAAGTAAAGATCAATTCGGATCTCAGAACAGGTGCTTCTATTTTCGACAATTAA
- a CDS encoding toxin-antitoxin system YwqK family antitoxin, which translates to MRYLLLTILFISCIFIQSNKEIEALPEQRVYTAEEITYLNDTVMIEKDTKKPANGLYKKYDCNGKLELEFEVKNGLKDGYLKDYYENGNIKNFFYLSASILNGPVKKYYENGNLRMETYINQDIYHGRTAYYYENGKLQLEVNHVNNKFEGPFKQYYDNGKIFTKGNHKNGKNHGTFIYYYESGNLCIKAFYESDKLKSITKPNKSPLTTNEKKLFKESAFSYCQDEAV; encoded by the coding sequence ATGAGATATTTATTATTAACCATTCTATTTATAAGTTGCATTTTTATCCAGTCAAACAAAGAAATTGAGGCTCTTCCTGAGCAGCGAGTTTATACCGCAGAAGAAATAACATATCTCAATGACACAGTTATGATCGAAAAAGACACAAAAAAACCAGCCAATGGCCTCTATAAAAAATATGATTGCAATGGGAAATTAGAACTTGAGTTTGAAGTTAAAAATGGACTAAAAGATGGATATTTGAAGGACTATTATGAAAATGGTAATATAAAAAATTTTTTCTATCTAAGCGCATCAATTTTAAATGGACCGGTAAAAAAATACTATGAAAATGGTAACCTAAGAATGGAAACATATATAAATCAAGACATATATCATGGCAGAACTGCTTATTATTATGAAAATGGAAAGTTACAACTTGAAGTAAACCATGTAAATAATAAATTTGAAGGACCTTTTAAGCAATACTATGATAATGGAAAAATTTTTACAAAAGGCAATCATAAAAATGGAAAAAATCATGGGACTTTTATTTACTATTATGAAAGTGGTAATTTATGCATAAAAGCTTTTTATGAATCTGATAAACTCAAATCTATTACAAAGCCTAATAAATCTCCCCTAACTACAAATGAAAAAAAATTATTCAAAGAAAGTGCATTTTCATACTGCCAAGATGAAGCTGTTTAG
- a CDS encoding peptide MFS transporter, with product MMTLSHPKGMYVLALTEVFERLSFYTLSFLLVLYASSPVSEHGLGWSKAEALTLGGLYTLAAYIFPIFGSLIADKFLGHFRSILLGGTIIMFGHFCMLFSANIIFLYIALFLIATGTAFFKPCIPALLGNLYKWNDKRRESGYCWYYCGINLGIMLAGVTGGLLLQEYGYHIALTSAGFGMALGIMIFYFGKKHLVFNSSKNINLKFQKEKISQVQNKALYMLIISIVFFSFWAVIYNLSASGTLSLFIEHHTQKTVFNYNIPVTFFSALEGLTIMVATPIITYYLSRRALKNKYPHFFSQMNFALFLCACALLYFTLLTLKFDVPAFMPKPLQYYEVALFLIIFSVSETIINPVIMSAISIIAPQNYKSFFQSIYLSCYGITGLIAAKIGSYAIEKPFYIYLFITIFMFCAALLYYIVKPKMIDLVEAAHREKKTILKQSAA from the coding sequence ATGATGACATTATCACATCCAAAAGGCATGTATGTTCTTGCCTTGACCGAAGTTTTTGAACGTTTGAGTTTTTATACTCTCTCTTTTTTACTTGTTTTATACGCTTCTTCTCCAGTTTCTGAACATGGATTGGGATGGAGTAAAGCAGAAGCTCTCACTTTAGGTGGTTTATACACACTTGCTGCATATATTTTTCCAATTTTTGGTTCATTAATTGCCGATAAATTTCTTGGGCATTTTCGTTCGATTTTATTAGGTGGTACAATAATAATGTTTGGCCATTTTTGTATGCTTTTCTCGGCCAATATTATATTTTTATATATCGCATTATTTTTAATTGCCACTGGAACAGCATTTTTTAAACCCTGCATTCCTGCACTTCTCGGTAATTTATATAAATGGAATGATAAGCGGAGAGAATCGGGTTATTGCTGGTACTATTGTGGAATCAATCTAGGAATTATGCTTGCTGGTGTTACTGGAGGTCTCCTTTTACAGGAATATGGTTACCATATTGCCTTAACTTCAGCAGGTTTTGGCATGGCTCTTGGAATCATGATCTTTTATTTTGGAAAGAAGCATCTTGTTTTCAATTCAAGCAAAAATATCAACTTAAAATTTCAAAAAGAAAAAATATCTCAAGTGCAAAACAAAGCACTTTATATGCTCATTATTTCTATTGTTTTCTTTAGTTTTTGGGCAGTCATATACAATCTAAGTGCTTCGGGCACACTTTCACTTTTTATTGAGCACCACACTCAAAAAACTGTGTTTAACTATAATATTCCAGTGACATTTTTTTCAGCTCTGGAAGGTTTAACCATAATGGTAGCGACTCCTATCATAACTTACTATTTATCGCGCAGAGCATTGAAAAATAAGTATCCACATTTTTTTTCCCAAATGAATTTTGCCCTTTTTTTATGTGCATGTGCTTTGTTATATTTCACTTTATTAACGTTAAAATTCGACGTTCCTGCTTTCATGCCTAAACCATTGCAATATTATGAAGTCGCACTCTTTTTGATTATTTTTTCAGTAAGTGAAACAATCATAAATCCTGTTATTATGTCTGCAATCAGTATTATTGCACCACAAAATTACAAATCATTCTTTCAATCCATCTATTTATCTTGCTATGGTATTACAGGTTTAATTGCAGCAAAGATCGGCTCATATGCTATTGAAAAGCCCTTTTATATATATCTATTCATAACTATCTTTATGTTCTGTGCTGCTTTATTATATTATATTGTAAAACCAAAAATGATTGATCTTGTTGAAGCTGCTCACCGTGAAAAGAAGACGATCTTAAAACAAAGTGCAGCTTAA
- a CDS encoding dioxygenase family protein: protein MQKQPVLFIGHGSPRNAIDESGFSKALKEYGRSLRFNIPKVILCVSAHWFEDRFFITQNENSDIIYDFFGFKNDLSQFKYKYKGSKFWAQKIKEVFQSEQIEYDEERGIDHGVWSVLAHLFPDADVPVVQMSMNKNFGLEEHFRFYAKLRSLRNEGVLMIGSGNIVHSFAGLRENIDAKPYDWAYVFDEKVKKCILNYSIDELIHYENIGDCAKQSVPTLEHYLPLIFSMSLKEKNDKICFIYEGFQFSSMSMRSFAITDE from the coding sequence ATGCAAAAACAACCCGTTCTTTTTATCGGGCATGGTTCGCCTAGAAATGCTATTGATGAGTCTGGTTTTAGCAAAGCTCTTAAGGAATATGGCAGGAGTTTGCGCTTTAATATTCCTAAAGTGATTTTATGTGTTTCTGCGCATTGGTTTGAAGATCGTTTTTTTATAACACAAAATGAAAATTCAGATATTATTTATGATTTTTTTGGGTTTAAAAATGACTTATCTCAATTTAAATACAAATATAAAGGATCAAAATTCTGGGCACAAAAAATAAAAGAGGTTTTTCAGAGTGAGCAGATAGAATATGATGAAGAGAGAGGAATAGACCATGGAGTTTGGAGTGTTCTGGCGCATTTGTTTCCAGATGCAGATGTCCCTGTGGTCCAAATGAGCATGAATAAAAATTTTGGCTTAGAAGAGCATTTTCGCTTTTATGCAAAATTAAGATCTTTGCGCAATGAAGGTGTTCTTATGATCGGTAGTGGAAATATAGTCCATTCTTTTGCAGGCTTAAGGGAAAATATTGACGCAAAACCATATGATTGGGCTTATGTGTTCGACGAAAAAGTAAAAAAATGTATTCTTAACTATTCAATTGATGAATTAATTCATTATGAAAATATTGGTGATTGTGCTAAACAATCAGTACCAACTTTAGAACATTATTTACCTCTTATATTTTCAATGAGCTTAAAAGAAAAAAACGATAAGATCTGCTTTATATATGAAGGTTTTCAATTTTCAAGCATGTCTATGCGATCTTTTGCAATCACAGACGAATAA
- a CDS encoding methyl-accepting chemotaxis protein produces the protein MISMIRDQVSLKTKFLIPVLFSTFLMFAISLFGYFKTYNVNEELVKNSTISLNKYKKIAEIERSFGIMIQEWKNTLIRGKDIESFNKHSKGMDESIDKQKEIVKSLRPLLTENELPNIDLFLSNLSDLENKYKVVRNNSLSQNLFSMSEADQAVKGMDRNVLDSLKKLIIMANNDFEQNSLENSRSIKFNILLSSLLMLVIFIFTLFIIIFLINISANNLQSLVNNILSVSAKLKSSSKSMQTIATQIASTTSEQVSSLQQTVNSLTQIAAMTEQLSNGAYNAEQKSKESKNKVDSGKDLINKMRSAMNEISLSNSSIIKQADTSNKELNEIVKLILEIQNKTKIINEIVFQTKLLAFNASVEAARAGKQGKGFSVVAEEVGSLAGMSGDAAKEIANILNESVSKVEKITTELKLKVKSITGNGKEKIDLGVKISENCAEIFNDIVENATFVTKLANEISLGTKEQSRGTNEIHNAIKQLHSVTQLNSKTSEEAANISDELILQADALNNVVVNLMTSVHGKRI, from the coding sequence ATGATTTCAATGATTAGGGATCAAGTCAGTTTAAAAACAAAATTTTTAATTCCTGTTTTATTTTCAACTTTTCTCATGTTTGCTATAAGCCTCTTTGGATATTTCAAAACTTATAACGTGAATGAAGAATTAGTAAAAAACAGTACTATTTCCCTGAATAAATATAAAAAAATAGCCGAGATTGAAAGGAGTTTTGGCATCATGATTCAGGAATGGAAAAATACACTTATCCGTGGAAAAGATATTGAAAGTTTCAATAAACACAGTAAGGGAATGGATGAATCGATTGACAAGCAAAAAGAAATTGTAAAAAGCCTAAGACCATTGCTCACAGAAAATGAGTTGCCAAATATTGATTTATTTTTAAGTAACTTAAGTGATCTTGAAAATAAATACAAAGTAGTAAGAAATAACTCACTCTCGCAAAATCTATTCTCAATGTCCGAGGCAGATCAAGCCGTAAAAGGAATGGATCGAAATGTATTAGACAGCTTAAAAAAACTTATTATTATGGCAAATAACGATTTTGAACAAAATTCATTGGAAAATTCCCGCTCAATTAAGTTTAATATACTATTATCATCGCTGCTCATGCTTGTCATTTTTATTTTTACACTTTTTATTATAATTTTTCTCATTAATATATCAGCAAATAATTTACAATCTCTTGTAAATAATATTTTATCGGTTTCAGCAAAATTGAAATCATCTTCAAAAAGTATGCAAACTATTGCTACACAAATAGCTAGCACGACTTCTGAGCAAGTTTCATCTCTCCAACAAACAGTGAATTCTTTGACACAAATTGCAGCTATGACTGAACAATTATCCAATGGTGCTTACAATGCTGAGCAGAAATCGAAAGAATCGAAGAACAAAGTTGACAGTGGAAAAGATCTGATAAACAAGATGCGCAGTGCTATGAATGAAATAAGTCTTAGTAACAGCTCCATTATAAAGCAAGCGGATACAAGCAACAAAGAATTAAATGAAATTGTAAAATTAATTCTTGAAATTCAGAATAAAACAAAAATAATAAATGAGATCGTTTTTCAAACAAAACTACTTGCTTTTAATGCTTCCGTTGAAGCCGCCCGCGCAGGTAAACAAGGCAAGGGATTTTCAGTTGTTGCGGAAGAAGTTGGGAGCCTTGCAGGCATGAGCGGAGATGCTGCTAAAGAAATTGCCAATATACTTAATGAAAGCGTTAGCAAAGTTGAAAAAATAACCACTGAATTGAAGCTAAAAGTCAAATCAATTACTGGAAATGGCAAAGAAAAAATTGATTTAGGAGTCAAGATTTCAGAAAATTGTGCAGAAATTTTTAACGATATCGTTGAGAATGCAACATTTGTGACGAAATTAGCCAATGAAATTTCCCTTGGCACAAAAGAACAATCCAGAGGAACAAACGAAATACATAATGCCATCAAGCAACTTCATTCAGTCACCCAGTTAAATTCCAAAACAAGCGAAGAAGCAGCAAATATTTCAGATGAACTCATTTTGCAAGCAGATGCTTTAAATAATGTCGTGGTCAATCTCATGACCAGTGTGCATGGGAAACGCATTTAG
- a CDS encoding helix-turn-helix domain-containing protein, whose amino-acid sequence MGNEPKKDLTVIPTSVVSFDIATDKIKEVSGFAIHRLRTFSDLSQENVIERMGKTSRRSLTAYEYGTSEAGLSKFQEILGAMDYDIKLTFVPKSKNKTA is encoded by the coding sequence ATGGGCAACGAACCAAAAAAAGATCTCACAGTTATTCCCACTAGCGTGGTCTCTTTTGATATTGCAACAGATAAAATAAAAGAAGTTTCGGGTTTTGCTATTCACAGATTGCGTACATTTAGCGATTTATCGCAAGAAAATGTTATTGAACGGATGGGGAAAACGTCACGCAGATCATTAACAGCTTACGAGTACGGAACAAGCGAAGCGGGGCTTTCAAAATTTCAAGAAATTCTGGGCGCTATGGACTATGATATCAAATTAACTTTTGTTCCAAAATCCAAAAATAAAACAGCGTGA